From one Musa acuminata AAA Group cultivar baxijiao chromosome BXJ2-6, Cavendish_Baxijiao_AAA, whole genome shotgun sequence genomic stretch:
- the LOC135615987 gene encoding phosphate transporter PHO1-2-like isoform X2 has translation MVKFSRELEAQMIPEWKDAFVDYRQLKKHVKKIKLALLRSSLPSSSSPDGNPDGVAGCCDSGYGLFLLDSARAFAARFYACRDDHHLPADEENLFEMVLVQSREDEVKEFLEKSEQELKKVNAFYANKEKEFCERSEILRKQLRILIDLKQLLHEHRCSRHQCSVPPSSGGGSVTSLLSDASSVSVGNPESPAAGAEERDSLTEEVISTLERNGVSFVGLGKAKAKKSAKPRAATSLRIDIPATTPARAISMIWEDLVNSSRKEDSGGGDYLNRKKLQRAEKMIREAFVQLYRGLALLGTYSSLNMEAFRKILKKFEKVSNHLQESAAFSSKVKRSHFISSDKVMKLVDEVESIFTKHFAGSDRKKAMKFLRPQQPKESHTITFFAGLFTGSFVTLFTVYAILAHFCGIFSSTDGEAGYMQTVYPVFSMFALLSLHIFLYGCNIFAWRGTRINHNFIFEFSPNTALKRRDAFLISASLMTAVVSALVVHLLLRSAGVSQKHVDAIPGALLLVFTGLLFCPFNVFYRSTRYCFIRVMRNIALSPFYKVLMVDFFMADQLTSQIPLLRHMELTACYFMAAAFKVHPYETCTRAQQYKLLVYVISFLPYYWRAMQCVRRYIEEGHDVNHLANAGKYISAMVAAAARLKYAVEATPLWFAIVIVTSTGATFYQLFWDFVKDWGLLDLSSKNLLLRDDLILKNKCVYYASMGLNSVLRLAWIGSVMPLSLGQVEHRLLDFLLASLEIVRRGHWNFYRLENEHLNNVGKFRAVKTVPLPFCELVSDD, from the exons atgGTGAAGTTTTCACGGGAGTTGGAGGCGCAAATGATCCCCGAGTGGAAGGACGCCTTCGTCGACTACCGGCAACTCAAGAAGCACGTCAAAAAGATCAAGCTCGCCCTCCTCCGTTCTTccctcccttcctcctcctcccccgatGGCAACCCCGACGGCGTCGCTGGCTGCTGCGACAGCGGCTATGGCTTGTTTCTCTTGGACTCCGCTCGCGCATTCGCCGCCCGCTTTTACGCCTGCCGCGATGACCATCATCTTCCG GCCGATGAGGAGAATCTCTTCGAAATGGTTCTCGTCCAATCCAGAGAAGATGAG GTGAAGGAGTTTCTCGAGAAGTCGGAGCAGGAGTTGAAGAAGGTGAACGCTTTCTACGCCAACAAAGAGAAGGAGTTCTGCGAGCGGAGCGAGATACTGAGGAAGCAACTCCGGATCCTCATAGACCTCAAACAGCTCCTCCACGAGCATCGCTGCAGCCGCCACCAATGCAGCGTCCCGCCCTCCTCCGGCGGCGGCAGCGTGACGTCTCTCCTTAGCGACGCCTCCTCCGTGTCCG TGGGAAATCCCGAGAGCCCAGCGGCGGGAGCAGAGGAGCGGGACAGCCTGACTGAAGAGGTGATATCGACGCTAGAGAGGAACGGCGTGAGCTTTGTCGGTTTGGGGAAGGCGAAGGCGAAGAAGTCCGCGAAGCCGAGGGCGGCCACGTCGCTAAGGATCGATATCCCGGCGACGACACCGGCCCGGGCCATATCGATGATCTGGGAGGACCTCGTCAACAGCTCCCGGAAGGAGGACTCCGGCGGCGGGGATTACCTCAACCGGAAGAAGCTCCAGCGCGCCGAGAAGATGATCAGGGAGGCGTTCGTGCAGCTCTACCGAGGGCTGGCCCTGCTCGGCACATACAG CTCCTTGAACATGGAGGCCTTCAGGAAGATCCTCAAGAAGTTCGAAAAG GTGTCGAACCATCTGCAGGAATCGGCCGCGTTCTCGAGCAAGGTTAAGAGGTCGCACTTCATCAGCTCGGATAAG GTGATGAAGTTGGTGGACGAGGTGGAATCCATATTCACAAAACACTTTGCTGGTAGTGACAGGAAAAAGGCCATGAAGTTCCTGAGACCTCAGCAGCCCAAGGAGTCCCACACTATCACCTTCTTCGCGG GTCTCTTCACAGGCAGCTTTGTGACTCTATTCACTGTATACGCAATCTTGGCTCATTTTTGTGGCATCTTTTCTTCCACCGATGGTGAAGCCGGTTATATGCAAACCGTGTACCCTGTTTTCAG CATGTTTGCGCTCCTTAGCCTGCACATTTTCTTGTATGGCTGCAACATATTCGCGTGGAGAGGCACCAGAATAAACCACAACTTCATATTCGAGTTCTCGCCAAACACAGCTCTAAAGCGACGGGATGCCTTCCTCATCAGCGCCTCCTTGATGACCGCGGTCGTCAGTGCTCTGGTCGTCCACCTCCTCCTTCGATCTGCTGGGGTTTCCCAGAAGCACGTTGATGCCATACCCGGAGCTCTCCTGCTG GTATTCACGGGCCTGCTCTTCTGCCCATTCAACGTCTTCTACCGCTCGACGCGATATTGCTTCATCCGAGTGATGCGCAACATCGCGTTGTCGCCCTTCTACAAA GTACTGATGGTCGACTTCTTCATGGCCGACCAGCTAACCAGCCAG ATTCCACTGCTAAGGCACATGGAACTCACTGCGTGCTACTTCATGGCGGCCGCATTCAAAGTGCACCCTTACGAGACGTGTACTCGCGCCCAACAGTACAAGCTGTTGGTCTACGTTATATCCTTCCTTCCTTATTATTGGCGTGCCATGCag TGCGTCAGGCGGTACATCGAGGAGGGGCACGACGTCAACCACCTGGCGAACGCCGGGAAGTACATCTCGGCCATGGTGGCGGCTGCAGCCAGGTTGAAGTATGCGGTGGAGGCCACGCCCCTGTGGTTCGCCATCGTCATCGTCACGTCCACGGGGGCCACCTTCTACCAGCTCTTCTGGGACTTCGTCAAAGACTGGGGACTACTTGACCTCAGCTCCAAGAATCTCCTCCTCAGAGACGATCTCATTCTAAAGAACAAATGCGTCTACTACGCCTCCATG GGTTTGAATTCGGTGCTTAGGCTTGCTTGGATCGGGAGCGTTATGCCGCTAAGCCTGGGGCAGGTGGAGCATCGATTGCTGGATTTCCTACTGGCTTCGCTGGAGATCGTCCGACGTGGGCATTGGAACTTCTACAG GTTGGAGAATGAGCACCTGAACAATGTTGGCAAGTTCAGAGCTGTGAAGACCGTCCCACTACCTTTCTGTGAGTTGGTTTCGGATGACTGA
- the LOC135615987 gene encoding phosphate transporter PHO1-2-like isoform X1, translating into MVKFSRELEAQMIPEWKDAFVDYRQLKKHVKKIKLALLRSSLPSSSSPDGNPDGVAGCCDSGYGLFLLDSARAFAARFYACRDDHHLPADEENLFEMVLVQSREDEVKEFLEKSEQELKKVNAFYANKEKEFCERSEILRKQLRILIDLKQLLHEHRCSRHQCSVPPSSGGGSVTSLLSDASSVSVGNPESPAAGAEERDSLTEEVISTLERNGVSFVGLGKAKAKKSAKPRAATSLRIDIPATTPARAISMIWEDLVNSSRKEDSGGGDYLNRKKLQRAEKMIREAFVQLYRGLALLGTYSSLNMEAFRKILKKFEKVSNHLQESAAFSSKVKRSHFISSDKGLVQVMKLVDEVESIFTKHFAGSDRKKAMKFLRPQQPKESHTITFFAGLFTGSFVTLFTVYAILAHFCGIFSSTDGEAGYMQTVYPVFSMFALLSLHIFLYGCNIFAWRGTRINHNFIFEFSPNTALKRRDAFLISASLMTAVVSALVVHLLLRSAGVSQKHVDAIPGALLLVFTGLLFCPFNVFYRSTRYCFIRVMRNIALSPFYKVLMVDFFMADQLTSQIPLLRHMELTACYFMAAAFKVHPYETCTRAQQYKLLVYVISFLPYYWRAMQCVRRYIEEGHDVNHLANAGKYISAMVAAAARLKYAVEATPLWFAIVIVTSTGATFYQLFWDFVKDWGLLDLSSKNLLLRDDLILKNKCVYYASMGLNSVLRLAWIGSVMPLSLGQVEHRLLDFLLASLEIVRRGHWNFYRLENEHLNNVGKFRAVKTVPLPFCELVSDD; encoded by the exons atgGTGAAGTTTTCACGGGAGTTGGAGGCGCAAATGATCCCCGAGTGGAAGGACGCCTTCGTCGACTACCGGCAACTCAAGAAGCACGTCAAAAAGATCAAGCTCGCCCTCCTCCGTTCTTccctcccttcctcctcctcccccgatGGCAACCCCGACGGCGTCGCTGGCTGCTGCGACAGCGGCTATGGCTTGTTTCTCTTGGACTCCGCTCGCGCATTCGCCGCCCGCTTTTACGCCTGCCGCGATGACCATCATCTTCCG GCCGATGAGGAGAATCTCTTCGAAATGGTTCTCGTCCAATCCAGAGAAGATGAG GTGAAGGAGTTTCTCGAGAAGTCGGAGCAGGAGTTGAAGAAGGTGAACGCTTTCTACGCCAACAAAGAGAAGGAGTTCTGCGAGCGGAGCGAGATACTGAGGAAGCAACTCCGGATCCTCATAGACCTCAAACAGCTCCTCCACGAGCATCGCTGCAGCCGCCACCAATGCAGCGTCCCGCCCTCCTCCGGCGGCGGCAGCGTGACGTCTCTCCTTAGCGACGCCTCCTCCGTGTCCG TGGGAAATCCCGAGAGCCCAGCGGCGGGAGCAGAGGAGCGGGACAGCCTGACTGAAGAGGTGATATCGACGCTAGAGAGGAACGGCGTGAGCTTTGTCGGTTTGGGGAAGGCGAAGGCGAAGAAGTCCGCGAAGCCGAGGGCGGCCACGTCGCTAAGGATCGATATCCCGGCGACGACACCGGCCCGGGCCATATCGATGATCTGGGAGGACCTCGTCAACAGCTCCCGGAAGGAGGACTCCGGCGGCGGGGATTACCTCAACCGGAAGAAGCTCCAGCGCGCCGAGAAGATGATCAGGGAGGCGTTCGTGCAGCTCTACCGAGGGCTGGCCCTGCTCGGCACATACAG CTCCTTGAACATGGAGGCCTTCAGGAAGATCCTCAAGAAGTTCGAAAAG GTGTCGAACCATCTGCAGGAATCGGCCGCGTTCTCGAGCAAGGTTAAGAGGTCGCACTTCATCAGCTCGGATAAG GGTCTCGTGCAGGTGATGAAGTTGGTGGACGAGGTGGAATCCATATTCACAAAACACTTTGCTGGTAGTGACAGGAAAAAGGCCATGAAGTTCCTGAGACCTCAGCAGCCCAAGGAGTCCCACACTATCACCTTCTTCGCGG GTCTCTTCACAGGCAGCTTTGTGACTCTATTCACTGTATACGCAATCTTGGCTCATTTTTGTGGCATCTTTTCTTCCACCGATGGTGAAGCCGGTTATATGCAAACCGTGTACCCTGTTTTCAG CATGTTTGCGCTCCTTAGCCTGCACATTTTCTTGTATGGCTGCAACATATTCGCGTGGAGAGGCACCAGAATAAACCACAACTTCATATTCGAGTTCTCGCCAAACACAGCTCTAAAGCGACGGGATGCCTTCCTCATCAGCGCCTCCTTGATGACCGCGGTCGTCAGTGCTCTGGTCGTCCACCTCCTCCTTCGATCTGCTGGGGTTTCCCAGAAGCACGTTGATGCCATACCCGGAGCTCTCCTGCTG GTATTCACGGGCCTGCTCTTCTGCCCATTCAACGTCTTCTACCGCTCGACGCGATATTGCTTCATCCGAGTGATGCGCAACATCGCGTTGTCGCCCTTCTACAAA GTACTGATGGTCGACTTCTTCATGGCCGACCAGCTAACCAGCCAG ATTCCACTGCTAAGGCACATGGAACTCACTGCGTGCTACTTCATGGCGGCCGCATTCAAAGTGCACCCTTACGAGACGTGTACTCGCGCCCAACAGTACAAGCTGTTGGTCTACGTTATATCCTTCCTTCCTTATTATTGGCGTGCCATGCag TGCGTCAGGCGGTACATCGAGGAGGGGCACGACGTCAACCACCTGGCGAACGCCGGGAAGTACATCTCGGCCATGGTGGCGGCTGCAGCCAGGTTGAAGTATGCGGTGGAGGCCACGCCCCTGTGGTTCGCCATCGTCATCGTCACGTCCACGGGGGCCACCTTCTACCAGCTCTTCTGGGACTTCGTCAAAGACTGGGGACTACTTGACCTCAGCTCCAAGAATCTCCTCCTCAGAGACGATCTCATTCTAAAGAACAAATGCGTCTACTACGCCTCCATG GGTTTGAATTCGGTGCTTAGGCTTGCTTGGATCGGGAGCGTTATGCCGCTAAGCCTGGGGCAGGTGGAGCATCGATTGCTGGATTTCCTACTGGCTTCGCTGGAGATCGTCCGACGTGGGCATTGGAACTTCTACAG GTTGGAGAATGAGCACCTGAACAATGTTGGCAAGTTCAGAGCTGTGAAGACCGTCCCACTACCTTTCTGTGAGTTGGTTTCGGATGACTGA
- the LOC135615987 gene encoding phosphate transporter PHO1-2-like isoform X3: MVLVQSREDEVKEFLEKSEQELKKVNAFYANKEKEFCERSEILRKQLRILIDLKQLLHEHRCSRHQCSVPPSSGGGSVTSLLSDASSVSVGNPESPAAGAEERDSLTEEVISTLERNGVSFVGLGKAKAKKSAKPRAATSLRIDIPATTPARAISMIWEDLVNSSRKEDSGGGDYLNRKKLQRAEKMIREAFVQLYRGLALLGTYSSLNMEAFRKILKKFEKVSNHLQESAAFSSKVKRSHFISSDKGLVQVMKLVDEVESIFTKHFAGSDRKKAMKFLRPQQPKESHTITFFAGLFTGSFVTLFTVYAILAHFCGIFSSTDGEAGYMQTVYPVFSMFALLSLHIFLYGCNIFAWRGTRINHNFIFEFSPNTALKRRDAFLISASLMTAVVSALVVHLLLRSAGVSQKHVDAIPGALLLVFTGLLFCPFNVFYRSTRYCFIRVMRNIALSPFYKVLMVDFFMADQLTSQIPLLRHMELTACYFMAAAFKVHPYETCTRAQQYKLLVYVISFLPYYWRAMQCVRRYIEEGHDVNHLANAGKYISAMVAAAARLKYAVEATPLWFAIVIVTSTGATFYQLFWDFVKDWGLLDLSSKNLLLRDDLILKNKCVYYASMGLNSVLRLAWIGSVMPLSLGQVEHRLLDFLLASLEIVRRGHWNFYRLENEHLNNVGKFRAVKTVPLPFCELVSDD, translated from the exons ATGGTTCTCGTCCAATCCAGAGAAGATGAG GTGAAGGAGTTTCTCGAGAAGTCGGAGCAGGAGTTGAAGAAGGTGAACGCTTTCTACGCCAACAAAGAGAAGGAGTTCTGCGAGCGGAGCGAGATACTGAGGAAGCAACTCCGGATCCTCATAGACCTCAAACAGCTCCTCCACGAGCATCGCTGCAGCCGCCACCAATGCAGCGTCCCGCCCTCCTCCGGCGGCGGCAGCGTGACGTCTCTCCTTAGCGACGCCTCCTCCGTGTCCG TGGGAAATCCCGAGAGCCCAGCGGCGGGAGCAGAGGAGCGGGACAGCCTGACTGAAGAGGTGATATCGACGCTAGAGAGGAACGGCGTGAGCTTTGTCGGTTTGGGGAAGGCGAAGGCGAAGAAGTCCGCGAAGCCGAGGGCGGCCACGTCGCTAAGGATCGATATCCCGGCGACGACACCGGCCCGGGCCATATCGATGATCTGGGAGGACCTCGTCAACAGCTCCCGGAAGGAGGACTCCGGCGGCGGGGATTACCTCAACCGGAAGAAGCTCCAGCGCGCCGAGAAGATGATCAGGGAGGCGTTCGTGCAGCTCTACCGAGGGCTGGCCCTGCTCGGCACATACAG CTCCTTGAACATGGAGGCCTTCAGGAAGATCCTCAAGAAGTTCGAAAAG GTGTCGAACCATCTGCAGGAATCGGCCGCGTTCTCGAGCAAGGTTAAGAGGTCGCACTTCATCAGCTCGGATAAG GGTCTCGTGCAGGTGATGAAGTTGGTGGACGAGGTGGAATCCATATTCACAAAACACTTTGCTGGTAGTGACAGGAAAAAGGCCATGAAGTTCCTGAGACCTCAGCAGCCCAAGGAGTCCCACACTATCACCTTCTTCGCGG GTCTCTTCACAGGCAGCTTTGTGACTCTATTCACTGTATACGCAATCTTGGCTCATTTTTGTGGCATCTTTTCTTCCACCGATGGTGAAGCCGGTTATATGCAAACCGTGTACCCTGTTTTCAG CATGTTTGCGCTCCTTAGCCTGCACATTTTCTTGTATGGCTGCAACATATTCGCGTGGAGAGGCACCAGAATAAACCACAACTTCATATTCGAGTTCTCGCCAAACACAGCTCTAAAGCGACGGGATGCCTTCCTCATCAGCGCCTCCTTGATGACCGCGGTCGTCAGTGCTCTGGTCGTCCACCTCCTCCTTCGATCTGCTGGGGTTTCCCAGAAGCACGTTGATGCCATACCCGGAGCTCTCCTGCTG GTATTCACGGGCCTGCTCTTCTGCCCATTCAACGTCTTCTACCGCTCGACGCGATATTGCTTCATCCGAGTGATGCGCAACATCGCGTTGTCGCCCTTCTACAAA GTACTGATGGTCGACTTCTTCATGGCCGACCAGCTAACCAGCCAG ATTCCACTGCTAAGGCACATGGAACTCACTGCGTGCTACTTCATGGCGGCCGCATTCAAAGTGCACCCTTACGAGACGTGTACTCGCGCCCAACAGTACAAGCTGTTGGTCTACGTTATATCCTTCCTTCCTTATTATTGGCGTGCCATGCag TGCGTCAGGCGGTACATCGAGGAGGGGCACGACGTCAACCACCTGGCGAACGCCGGGAAGTACATCTCGGCCATGGTGGCGGCTGCAGCCAGGTTGAAGTATGCGGTGGAGGCCACGCCCCTGTGGTTCGCCATCGTCATCGTCACGTCCACGGGGGCCACCTTCTACCAGCTCTTCTGGGACTTCGTCAAAGACTGGGGACTACTTGACCTCAGCTCCAAGAATCTCCTCCTCAGAGACGATCTCATTCTAAAGAACAAATGCGTCTACTACGCCTCCATG GGTTTGAATTCGGTGCTTAGGCTTGCTTGGATCGGGAGCGTTATGCCGCTAAGCCTGGGGCAGGTGGAGCATCGATTGCTGGATTTCCTACTGGCTTCGCTGGAGATCGTCCGACGTGGGCATTGGAACTTCTACAG GTTGGAGAATGAGCACCTGAACAATGTTGGCAAGTTCAGAGCTGTGAAGACCGTCCCACTACCTTTCTGTGAGTTGGTTTCGGATGACTGA